The Salvelinus namaycush isolate Seneca chromosome 28, SaNama_1.0, whole genome shotgun sequence genome contains a region encoding:
- the LOC120023179 gene encoding RAC-alpha serine/threonine-protein kinase-like: MTDVAIVKEGWLHKRGEYIKTWRPRYFLLKTDGTFIGYKERPQHVEALEAPLNNFSVAQCQLMKTERPKPNTFIIRCLQWTTVIERTFHVETPEEREEWAKAIEAVADSLQKEEEEMMDSSPDPMDMEMYLTKPRLKVTMHDFEYLKLLGKGTFGKVILVKEKATGRYYAMKILKKEVIVAKDEVAHTLTENRVLQNSKHPFLTGLKYSFQTHDRLCFVMEYANGGELFFHLSRDRVFSEERARFYGAEIVSALDYLHAERNVVYRDLKLENLMLDKDGHIQITDFGLCKEGITDGATMKTFCGTPEYLAPEVLEDNDYGRAVDWWGLGVVMYEMMCGRLPFYNQDHEKLFELILMEDIRFPRTLGPEGRSLLSGLLKKDPKQRLGGGQNDAKEIMQHKFFAGIEWQDVYEKKLVPPFKPQVTSETDTRYFDEEFTAQTITITPPGQEDSMESFDSERRPYFPQFSYSASGTA, from the exons GAGAGTACATTAAGACCTGGAGGCCTAGGTATTTTCTACTCAAGACTGATGGTACATTCATAGGCTACAAGGAACGACCACAACATGTTGAGGCACTTGAAGCCCCTTTAAATAACTTCTCAGTAGCAC AGTGCCAGCTGATGAAGACTGAGAGGCCCAAGCCCAACACATTCATCATCCGCTGCCTGCAGTGGACCACTGTCATCGAGCGCACCTTCCACGTGGAGACCCCCGAGGAGAG GGAAGAATGGGCGAAGGCCATTGAAGCCGTAGCAGACAGTCtacagaaagaggaggaggagatgatggATTCCTCCCCAGACCCAATGGACATGGAGATGTACCTGACCAAACCCAGACTCAAAGTG ACTATGCATGACTTTGAATACCTCAAACTACTAGGAAAAGGCACTTTTGGCAAAGTGATCCTGGTGAAGGAGAAGGCCACAGGACGCTACTATGCCATGAAAATCCTGAAGAAGGAAGTAATCGTAGCGAAA GATGAAgtggcacacacactcacagaaaaCCGAGTGCTCCAGAATTCCAAGCATCCGTTCTTGACG GGCCTGAAATACTCCTTCCAAACTCATGACCGGTTGTGTTTCGTCATGGAGTATGCGAACGGCGGAGAG cTGTTCTTCCACCTGTCCCGGGACCGGGTGTTCTCGGAGGAGCGGGCTCGGTTCTATGGAGCAGAGATAGTGTCAGCGCTGGACTACCTGCATGCTGAGAGGAACGTGGTCTACAGAGACCTGAAG CTGGAAAATCTCATGCTGGACAAAGACGGACACATACAGATCACTGACTTTGGACTGTGTAAGGAGGGGATCACAGACGGGGCCACCATGAAGACCTTCTGTGGGACGCCAGAGTACCTGGCCCCAGAG GTTCTGGAGGACAATGACTATGGCCGGGCGGTGGACTGGTGGGGTCTGGGCGTGGTCATGTACGAGATGATGTGCGGTCGGCTGCCCTTCTACAACCAGGACCACGAGAAGCTGTTTGAGCTCATCCTCATGGAGGACATCCGTTTCCCACGCACCCTGGGCCCCGAGGGCAGGTCCCTGCTCTCAGGCCTGCTCAAGAAGGACCCCAAGCAGCG GTTAGGTGGTGGACAGAATGATGCTAAAGAGATCATGCAGCACAAATTCTTTGCTGGGATTGAATGGCAAGATGTTTATGAGAAGAAG CTGGTCCCGCCCTTTAAGCCGCAGGTTACCTCAGAAACAGACACGCGGTATTTTGACGAGGAGTTCACAGCACAGACCATCACTATTACACCGCCCGGACAAG AAGACAGCATGGAGTCATTTGACAGCGAACGGAGGCCCTACTTCCCACAGTTCTCCTACTCTGCGAGTGGGACAGCCTAA